Below is a window of Leishmania major strain Friedlin complete genome, chromosome 29 DNA.
CGACATGCGGGTATTTTGCCATGGCCTTCGAGGCTCCTCCAGACCTtggctctcgctctctcgctctctttgtgtgcgtgtgcgtgtttgaaAAAAGGCGTTCTGattttcgttttttgttttctgcgTTTGGTGGGTTTCGCCTTCTTCGGTTGCCGGCTCGACCGTTCTGTTTTGGCCTTAAGTCTTGTGGCGCTCCCCTCTCCCGAACCCCGTCTGCCGTCGTTACGCGTCCGATACCTATCACCGTTCTATACCCactcccaccctctctcctcctACCGGCCCTCATCACACGTGAGAAAACTACACAGCGACGTACAacttcgccccccccccacacaccaccaccaccaccctccctcctATCCCGCTCTTGGCCCAGGCGTGCCTTGCCCATACACCTTCCTCCCCTCAGTGACTGAAGCGTGAAGAAAATGGTGTCTCCAGCAGACTACCGGATCAGCGAGATCTCTCGCTTTCTCATTCTTGTTGGAGGCGTATGCGCCAGCTCATGCATGTCCACCTTCTACGGTTTCAACATTATCAGCAAAAACCTTGCGGATATGTTCAACCTGACCGGTGCGGACCTGACCACGATTACGACGATAGGTATCGTTATCGGCTTCATCACGTTTCCGTTGGGTATGCTGCTTGATCACATGGGCCCCATGtgggtgtgcatgtgtgcctgTACGCTCAACGCTCTCGGTGCGCTTCTTTACGCCCTCGCCTTCAACGGCAACATCAAGGGTAACGTTCCCACGCTCGCCGTCTTCTGCGCCATCATGAACCTCGGCTGCTCCTCCTTCGACACGGGCTCCCTAATGGCTGTGCTGGGCAGCTTTCCGCTGACGAAGGGCCCTGTTGTGGCCATCATGAAGACTTTCACTGGCCTCGGTGCGTCCATCCTGGCCCTCATCAACTATAGCTTCTTCCGGAACAGTGATGCGCACTACATGTTCTTCATGGCAGCGCTTATTGTCTGCCTGGGCACCGTGGCAGTCATCTTTATCCGCTTTCCCCCCTACCACATCCTTGATCACGAGAAAACCCGCGTGCCGGAGAAGAtgcaggtgcgccgccgcctgacGGAGCGCGCCTACCTGACGCAGTACCCGCCGATGGCTCGCTTCTACCTTGGTTTTGGCATCATTATTGCGCTTGTCATCTACCTGACAGTGCAGTCCTTCTGTGTAGCGTACGCAAACCCGAGCGACACGGCGCGCATGGGCAACACGGTCGTGATCATGGTGCTTGTCTTATGCCTGGGTCTCATGGCGGCCCCGCTCCCGTTTCTGGGTgggatggagaaggagcCGAGCAAGGACCTCCCCGACTACCCGGAGGACGAGGTGATGAGCTTCGAGAACGAGGATGAGaagcgtgtgctgcagcccGCCGTCAAAGAAATGGCCGAGGATGAGAACGTGCTTGGCGAGGTGTACCTGAAGGACGGCCACTGTGAGGTCGACAAGAAGGGAAAGAAGGTGCCGGACTCCTCTGATgaggcgctggtgcaccgGCAAGTCGCCTTCGAGGATGCCGTGATGCTGGAGGACGAGAACAAGGCGCGCATGATGATTTCCGACCAGGATCCGCAGTATCAGACGACCTTCTGGCAGAGCCTCAAGCGCCCCGACATCTGGCTGTGCTGGTGGAACACGATGGCAACCTGGGGCTGCGGCATGGTCATGGCCTTCAATTCGGCTCAGATCTACCAGTCACTATCGAATAATAAATACGAGCGAAAGACGAACACGATGTACTCCGCCATCATCAGCGTAGCGAGTGCGCTGGGCCGCCTGTCCATGGGTATCCTCGAGTTCATGGTAAACCGCCAGCCCTCCGAGACGCGCCCGGTCATCACCATCGCGTATCCGGTGGCCTCCATCTGCATGGTGGTCGGCCTCATCTTCTTGCTGGCCCTCCCACTAGAGTCGAAGGCCATCGTTATTGGCTTCTTCTTCGATTCCTTCGGCAACGGCTTCAGCTGGGCCTGCacggcgctgacggtgcgcacgctgTTTGCCAAGGACATCGGCAAGTACTACAACTTCATGTACGTCGGCGCCTTCATTGCAGTCATCGCGCTGAATCGCTTTGGCTACGGCGAGATGTATGATCGTCAGGCCAAGGCGAACCGCGATGCCGACTTGGCTGCGGGCAGGGTCCCCATCTACCCCGTCTGCGCCGGCAAGAAGTGCGTCGCCAACAGCTTCGTCATCCTGCTGTGCGTGAACGTAACGGCGATCGTTGGTAGCACATGGCTCCACCTGCGCTACCGCAGGTTCATTCTCAAGCACCGCGCTGAGAAGACCGCGGAACGAGAGAAGTGTCGCGGATTCGATCAGCAGGGGGATGGTGTGGCGCAGGAAACGAACTTGTGTGCTGCCGTACTGTGAGGCACATCAGCGCATGTAGGTGTTGTCATCTGTATGTCTCTTTGTAGTGGTGTCTTACAACGGTGGCTGTATATATGCGTATGTTGGGACACTGCTTCcacacgtttttttttgtctcgTTGCACTAAAGCGGGTCGTCGCACTCCTTTTGAGCGCATGGCTGTCGGTGCTCTGTACTTCTCCAGAggcgtggtgctgctggcccTTTGCCGCTTTAATGGCGTCTCCGTGCCGATCCAGCCCGGATGGGAAGGTGCGTGCGGAAGTGATGCGCTTCCATGTGGGGAAAGTGgtggagggagaagaagcgaaCATGAGGGCAAACCGATGGGCGAACACGGGAAAGGGGTAGAAGAAGAAGGAGGGCGACGCAAGGCCACTGCACAGGCATAGGGGAAGAGCGTTTTCGATTCCTTTTGTTTCTTGACCAGCTGTATCCTGTAGGTGCGTGCGTCGTGCTTCACCCGTGGCCCATCCACCTCTACTCCTTTCTCGCCTTTGTCCTTTCTCGCTCCCTCGGTCACTGCCCTCGTGTTTGCCTCATTCGCTC
It encodes the following:
- a CDS encoding conserved hypothetical protein (previous protein_id=AAZ09598.1); translation: MVSPADYRISEISRFLILVGGVCASSCMSTFYGFNIISKNLADMFNLTGADLTTITTIGIVIGFITFPLGMLLDHMGPMWVCMCACTLNALGALLYALAFNGNIKGNVPTLAVFCAIMNLGCSSFDTGSLMAVLGSFPLTKGPVVAIMKTFTGLGASILALINYSFFRNSDAHYMFFMAALIVCLGTVAVIFIRFPPYHILDHEKTRVPEKMQVRRRLTERAYLTQYPPMARFYLGFGIIIALVIYLTVQSFCVAYANPSDTARMGNTVVIMVLVLCLGLMAAPLPFLGGMEKEPSKDLPDYPEDEVMSFENEDEKRVLQPAVKEMAEDENVLGEVYLKDGHCEVDKKGKKVPDSSDEALVHRQVAFEDAVMLEDENKARMMISDQDPQYQTTFWQSLKRPDIWLCWWNTMATWGCGMVMAFNSAQIYQSLSNNKYERKTNTMYSAIISVASALGRLSMGILEFMVNRQPSETRPVITIAYPVASICMVVGLIFLLALPLESKAIVIGFFFDSFGNGFSWACTALTVRTLFAKDIGKYYNFMYVGAFIAVIALNRFGYGEMYDRQAKANRDADLAAGRVPIYPVCAGKKCVANSFVILLCVNVTAIVGSTWLHLRYRRFILKHRAEKTAEREKCRGFDQQGDGVAQETNLCAAVL